From Xiphophorus hellerii strain 12219 chromosome 20, Xiphophorus_hellerii-4.1, whole genome shotgun sequence, the proteins below share one genomic window:
- the LOC116711129 gene encoding transcriptional regulator Myc-2-like, whose amino-acid sequence MLTSLSPDWLNSEPFMFEDVQSLMEMDYPTSPPYYPPTPPRSPPLKPGQAKPLSKEDQLSFMSDILLEDQDLQLLNWTCDLFGSAERDGDPRTPPDEAADDALWRCISEKLDEKLSVLGSSPLLSAIDTSIFEDLVGSTLDCHDLMAAAPEQRQAPDQVAPEVTSDYGSAGGETSTSSSDSEEEIDVESLESVGSSSPSPAAPAARRLNPEEEQRAIQLQHNYAAPRPASPPPSAHKRWRGADSSSRTHHATGSSSSPSSSSSSRSSSEDEEERRRTHNVMERQRRNELKNCFLRLRDKVPELSHNDKASKVVILKKARDCIYGLEVESLRLRSRRDRLRAKQEELKARLEQLRR is encoded by the exons ATGTTGACCAGTTTGTCTCCGGACTGGCTGAACTCGGAGCCGTTCATGTTTGAGGACGTGCAGAGCCTGATGGAGATGGACTACCCCACCTCGCCGCCGTACTACCCCCCCACTCCGCCGCGCTCCCCCCCTTTGAAACCGGGCCAGGCCAAGCCGCTGTCCAAGGAGGACCAGCTCAGCTTCATGTCCGACATCCTGCTGGAGGACCAGGACCTCCAGCTGCTCAACTGGACCTGCGACCTGTTCGGCTCCGCCGAGCGCGACGGCGACCCCCGGACGCCCCCAGACGAGGCGGCCGACGACGCCCTGTGGCGCTGCATTTCGGAGAAGCTGGATGAGAAGCTGTCGGTGCTGGGCTCCAGCCCACTGCTGTCCGCCATCGACACCAGCATCTTCGAGGACCTGGTGGGCTCCACGCTGGACTGCCACGACCTGATGGCCGCCGCGCCGGAGCAGCGCCAGGCGCCGGACCAGGTGGCCCCAGAGGTCACGTCAGACTACGGCTCGGCCGGTGGGGAGACCTCCACGTCTTCTAGCGACTCCG aagaagaaatcgACGTGGAGTCGCTGGAGTCCGTGGGCTCGTCCAGCCCGTCGCCCGCAGCGCCGGCCGCCCGCCGCCTCAACCCGGAGGAGGAGCAGCGCGCCAtccagctgcagcacaactACGCCGCTCCGCGCCCCGCCTCGCCGCCGCCGTCCGCCCACAAGCGTTGGCGAGGCGCCGACAGCTCGTCGCGGACGCATCACGCCACCGGCAGCTCCAGCTcgccctcttcctcctcttcttccagAAGCTCGtcggaggacgaggaggagcgGCGGCGGACTCACAATGTCATGGAGCGGCAGCGGCGCAACGAGCTGAAGAACTGCTTCCTGCGCCTGCGGGACAAGGTGCCGGAACTTTCGCACAACGACAAGGCGTCCAAGGTGGTGATCCTGAAGAAGGCGCGGGACTGCATCTACGGCCTGGAGGTCGAGAGCCTGCGGCTGCGGTCGCGCAGGGACCGGCTGCGCGCCaagcaggaggagctgaaggCCCGGCTGGAGCAGCTGCGCAGATAA